From a region of the Corallococcus coralloides DSM 2259 genome:
- a CDS encoding alpha/beta fold hydrolase, protein MVLAGCASTSGTGLREASDGPAQKTPAPFTQHRFTSADGTSLSYFRHGHGPALVWVCGTLSTWNDWRDVASRLSPRFTNFVLERRGRGASADGAAYALEREVEDVLALMQEAGPGASLFGHSLGGILALEAAVQRPPARLVLYEPPFPISRRIAREAVDLVRTTWKREGPDAALVAAQHHIFRMLTPELLEAFRQTPQWAKQLGMMETFLREIGAVADLPMGVERFRTMKTSTLVLLGDQSPHVLLAEPAQALTKVLPHASLRVLPGQGHVAHVSAPVLLAREVEGFISAR, encoded by the coding sequence ATGGTGCTCGCGGGCTGCGCGAGCACCTCCGGCACCGGCCTGCGTGAGGCTTCGGACGGACCGGCCCAGAAGACACCGGCGCCGTTCACCCAGCACCGGTTCACCTCCGCGGATGGCACGTCGCTGTCGTACTTCCGGCACGGGCATGGACCCGCGCTCGTCTGGGTCTGCGGCACGCTCAGCACGTGGAATGACTGGCGGGACGTCGCGTCGCGGCTGTCCCCTCGCTTCACGAACTTCGTGCTGGAGCGGCGCGGACGCGGCGCCAGCGCGGACGGTGCGGCGTATGCGCTGGAACGCGAGGTCGAGGATGTCCTCGCGCTGATGCAGGAGGCCGGCCCTGGGGCCTCCCTGTTCGGCCACTCGCTGGGGGGCATCCTCGCGCTGGAGGCGGCGGTGCAGCGGCCTCCGGCGCGACTGGTGCTCTACGAGCCGCCGTTTCCCATCTCCCGGCGCATCGCGCGCGAAGCCGTGGATCTCGTCCGGACGACCTGGAAGCGCGAGGGTCCGGACGCGGCGCTCGTGGCCGCACAGCACCACATCTTCCGGATGCTCACTCCAGAGCTACTCGAAGCCTTCCGCCAGACGCCGCAGTGGGCGAAGCAGCTCGGCATGATGGAGACCTTCTTGCGCGAAATCGGCGCGGTGGCGGACCTCCCCATGGGCGTCGAGCGCTTCCGCACCATGAAGACCTCCACCCTCGTGCTGCTGGGCGACCAGAGTCCCCATGTGCTCCTCGCGGAACCTGCCCAGGCCCTGACGAAAGTCCTCCCGCACGCGTCGCTCCGAGTGCTGCCGGGGCAAGGCCACGTGGCCCACGTCTCCGCACCCGTTCTGCTTGCCCGGGAGGTGGAGGGCTTCATCTCCGCGCGCTGA
- a CDS encoding LysR family transcriptional regulator, translating to MESLSAIGVFARVAETGSFASAARALGITPSAASKSVARLEERLGTRLFQRTTRRMHLTEQGARFHERCVRALTELRDAESELAHAAHTPRGRVRVSVPEMLALRLIIPNLQRFRREYPHLELDLDVNDHVADIVGDGLDAAVRCGELTDSRLMRRRLGPKRFILCASPAYLQAHGTPRSLDALQEHDCIRYRFVSTGRVESWALRQPASAPAPRIPETFVFNNSEAVTHAARAGFGIAQFVELMIRPELEAGTLRPFLREHSLERGALWLVWPQTRRTPPKVKALGDFLARLVEEDEAGAR from the coding sequence ATGGAGAGCCTGTCCGCCATTGGCGTCTTCGCCCGCGTCGCGGAAACCGGCAGCTTCGCCTCCGCGGCCCGAGCACTTGGCATCACCCCATCCGCCGCGAGCAAGAGCGTGGCCCGCCTGGAGGAGCGACTGGGCACGCGCCTCTTCCAGCGCACCACGCGGCGCATGCACCTCACCGAACAGGGCGCCCGCTTCCACGAGCGCTGCGTGCGCGCCCTCACCGAGCTTCGCGATGCGGAGTCGGAGCTCGCCCACGCGGCGCACACCCCGCGCGGCCGAGTGCGCGTCTCCGTCCCGGAGATGCTCGCCCTGCGGCTCATCATCCCCAACCTCCAGCGCTTCCGCCGCGAGTACCCGCACCTGGAGCTGGACCTGGACGTCAACGACCACGTGGCCGACATCGTCGGGGATGGGCTGGACGCGGCGGTGCGCTGCGGCGAACTCACCGACTCACGCCTCATGCGCCGCCGCCTGGGCCCCAAGCGCTTCATCCTCTGCGCCTCTCCCGCCTACCTCCAGGCGCACGGCACGCCGCGTTCGCTCGACGCGCTCCAGGAGCACGACTGCATCCGCTATCGCTTCGTGTCCACCGGTCGCGTGGAGTCCTGGGCCCTGCGCCAGCCCGCGAGCGCCCCCGCGCCGCGCATCCCGGAGACCTTCGTCTTCAACAACAGCGAAGCCGTCACCCACGCGGCCCGGGCGGGCTTCGGCATCGCCCAGTTCGTGGAGCTGATGATCCGCCCGGAGCTGGAAGCCGGCACGCTGCGCCCCTTCCTCCGCGAGCACTCCCTGGAACGCGGCGCGCTGTGGCTGGTGTGGCCCCAGACCCGGCGCACTCCGCCCAAGGTGAAGGCCCTGGGCGACTTCCTGGCGCGGCTCGTCGAAGAGGACGAGGCCGGGGCGCGCTGA